From the Quercus lobata isolate SW786 chromosome 6, ValleyOak3.0 Primary Assembly, whole genome shotgun sequence genome, one window contains:
- the LOC115994867 gene encoding 1-aminocyclopropane-1-carboxylate oxidase homolog 1-like, producing the protein MVITGAEESLTGNPTNYDRLQELKAFDDSKSGVKGIVDAGITKIPRIFVRPPEDRATGEPTDTQFTIPVIDLGGRRADAVDGVRRAAEEVGFFQLVNHGIAERVLEEMLEAARGFHELPRELKAEYYTRELTKKVKFRSNFDLYKSRFANWRDSLSCVMGPHPLDPQELPLVCRDITIEYSNQVHKLGITLFGMLSEALGLKSDQLIGLECAKGHVILSHYYPACPEPELTMGTTQHSDPDFLTILLQDHIGGLQVLYQNRWIDVPPVPGALVVNIGDLIQLISNDRFKSVEHQVLANHMGPRLSIACFFTPNLYPSTITYGPIKELLSEDNPPVYRKTTVQDFIAYYDEKGLGGISALTHFKLQKGNQEMRG; encoded by the exons ATGGTCATCACCGGCGCCGAAGAATCACTCACCGGAAATCCCACAAACTATGACCGTCTCCAAGAGCTGAAGGCATTTGACGACTCCAAGTCCGGTGTCAAAGGTATTGTGGATGCTGGTATCACCAAAATCCCCAGAATTTTCGTCCGCCCACCGGAGGATCGAGCCACCGGCGAACCAACCGATACCCAATTCACAATTCCGGTCATAGACCTCGGAGGCCGGCGTGCCGATGCTGTTGACGGTGTCCGGAGGGCTGCAGAGGAGGTGGGGTTCTTCCAGTTGGTGAATCATGGGATAGCTGAGAGAGTGCTGGAGGAGATGTTGGAGGCGGCGCGTGGATTCCACGAGCTGCCGAGGGAGTTGAAGGCTGAGTACTATACGAGGGAGTTGACGAAGAAGGTGAAGTTTCGGAGTAACTTTGATTTGTACAAGTCAAGGTTCGCTAACTGGAGGGACTCTTTGTCTTGTGTTATGGGTCCTCACCCTTTGGACCCTCAAGAATTGCCTCTAGTCTGCAG AGACATAACTATTGAGTATTCTAACCAAGTCCATAAGTTGGGGATCACTTTGTTTGGAATGCTATCAGAAGCACTTGGACTCAAATCTGACCAACTTATAGGCCTGGAATGTGCGAAGGGGCATGTCATTCTGAGTCACTACTATCCAGCATGCCCTGAGCCTGAATTGACCATGGGCACAACCCAACACTCAGATCCTGATTTCCTTACCATCCTACTTCAAGATCATATTGGTGGACTTCAAGTTCTTTATCAAAATAGGTGGATTGATGTTCCTCCCGTTCCTGGAGCTCTAGTAGTAAACATTGGAGATCTCATACAG CTCATATCTAATGACAGATTTAAAAGTGTTGAGCACCAAGTGCTAGCAAACCATATGGGACCGAGATTATCCATTGCATGCTTTTTCACTCCAAATCTTTATCCATCAACAATTACTTATGGGCCGATCAAGGAATTGCTATCAGAAGATAACCCCCCTGTATACAGGAAAACCACTGTTCAAGATTTCATTGCTTATTATGATGAGAAAGGACTCGGTGGGATCTCTGCTCTAACACATTTCAAGTTGCAAAAAGGCAACCAAGAAATGAGAGGATAG
- the LOC115994869 gene encoding L10-interacting MYB domain-containing protein-like: MGKNTTSNLEAKKARALWDNNSSWTTTFCNLCVEQIQLGNRNKGAAFKTLGWTNIVTKFCDETGQNYDREQLKSRWDVLKGDWRLWEKLRMHDTGLGWDTAKGTILAPDDWWDRKLKELPKAKKFREKGLQNPEQLDIMFRDVAATGEAAWTPSSNTLPPTMPQEGAGDSDGSSEFKDNQCDMSLDIDSLQQGHTSQSRSSGLKRTSESIPSQKKKKKIGGAAMLDNRISELITVCKNKSEGTSRESPSSVDNVMAIVRALPGVDSRFVVQASLVLLKKIHRDMFLTFKEPELQLAYLQELISLKQKK; encoded by the exons ATGGGTAAAAACACAACTTCCAACCTCGAGGCAAAAAAGGCTAGAGCATTATGGGATAATAATTCAAGCTGGACCACTACTTTTTGTAATCTTTGTGTGGAACAGATTCAACTTGGGAATAGGAATAAAGGTGCTGCCTTTAAGACCCTAGGTTGGACCAATATAGTGACCAAATTTTGTGATGAAACCGGTCAAAATTATGATAGGGAGCAATTAAAAAGTAGGTGGGATGTGTTAAAAGGTGATTGGAGATTGTGGGAAAAATTGAGGATGCATGACACAGGTTTAGGTTGGGATACAGCAAAGGGAACAATTCTTGCTCCTGACGATTGGTGGGACCGAAAGTTGAAG GAATTACccaaagctaaaaaatttcGAGAGAAAGGTCTACAGAATCCAGAACAACTTGATATAATGTTTAGGGATGTTGCAGCAACTGGAGAAGCTGCATGGACCCCTTCTTCAAATACACTCCCTCCAACAATGCCACAAGAGGGTGCTGGTGATTCGGATGGTAGCTCCGAATTTAAGGATAATCAATGTGACATGAGTTTAGACATTGATAGTTTGCAACAAGGACATACTAGTCAATCACGTAGTTCAGGACTTAAGCGAACTAGTGAATCAATACCCtcacagaagaaaaagaagaagataggagGAGCTGCAATGTTGGACAATCGTATTAGTGAATTAATAACTGTATGTAAGAATAAGTCTGAAGGTACTTCTCGAGAGTCACCAAGTTCAGTTGATAATGTCATGGCGATTGTGAGAGCACTTCCTGGAGTGGATAGTAGGTTTGTGGTTCAAGCTTCCTTAGTGTTACTAAAAAAGATACATAGGGATATGTTTCTAACTTTCAAAGAGCCAGAGTTACAGTTGGCGTACCTACAAGAATTGATTTCTTTGAAGCAAAAGAAGTGA